From the Candidatus Stygibacter australis genome, the window CGCCCGGGAAATGTTTCGTATCATCTTTGGTTCTCTGCGCCTGCTGATCAATCAATGGTGTCTGGCAGACTGTAATTTTGACCTTAATCTGGAAGGTGAACTGCTTTGGAATGCGGTTAAGAAAATGATCACCTGAGTTATATTTTTTTATTTATTATGTTAGTGAATATTAACTAAGGAGAGATAATGAAAAGAGAGATTATTTATATTGATGAGAATAAATGCAATGGCTGCGGGAACTGTATTCCCGGCTGTCCAGAAGGAGCATTGCAGATAATTGACGGTAAAGCCAGACTGGTGAGTGACCTTTTTTGCGATGGACTGGGTGCCTGCATTGGTGATTGTCCACTGGGTGCTATTTCCGTAACTACTCGAGAAGCTGAGGCTTATGATGAGGCGATAGTGCTGGAAAATATCATCAAAGCCGGACCTAATACGATCAAGGCACATCTGAAACACCTGCGTGATCATGATCAGAAGGAATATTTTGAACAGGCTTTGGCAATTTTACTTCGCAAAGGCATGCCAATCCCCAAAATTAATGAGGATACCTGCCCTTCAGGAGGCTGTCCTTCTACTCAGACTCAGACTATTGACCGCATACCACCAAAGGTAGTAGAAAAAACTGTTGCTCAGCCGGAATTACAGACCTGGCCAGTTCAACTGCACTTGCTTAATGCATCTGCACCCTATCTGGAAAATGCTGACCTTTTGATAGCAGCTACCTGTGTTCCGTTTGCTTATCCTGATTTTCACGCTAAATTTATTAAAGGACGGGTTCCTATCGTTTTGTGTCCCAAACTTGATAAAGATATAGATCAATATATAGAGAAACTGGCAATGATCTTTCAAACCCACAAGATAAATTCCGTAACTATTGCCCGCATGGAAGTTCCCTGCTGCGGTGGTACAGAATTCATCATCCAGAAAGCGCTGGAGAAAGCTCAGAAATTTATGATGGTAAAAGTAAATGTGATCTCAATCAAAGGAGAGATAATCTAATGATTATTAATAATTATCACAATCTGCCTCAGGCAGCCAATCCCCATGGTATCCAAAGCTTCAAACTGCATGACTCACAGTATGCCCAGATCATGCACCTGCTCCTGATGCCCGGAGAAGAACTAAAACCCCATATCACACCTGTAGATGTAACCTTCTACGTTTTGGAAGGCAGACCTAATATCTTAGTAGGTGAGGAAAATATTCAGGTAGAAACCGATGATCTGGTGGAAAGTCCCAAAAATATCGTGCACTGTATTTACAATAAGACGGAAGCAAATGTCCGGGTTCTGGTAATGAAGCTTCCCAAACCAAGTGCTGCTACAATTATACTTGATCCAAATAAAAAATAAATAAGGAGATTATTATGAGTATGTTTTGTTTTCAATGTCAGGAAACTATCGGTAACAAAGGCTGTACAATTAACGGAGCTTGTGGGAAAAAGCAGGATGTTGCTAATCTGCAAGACCTTTTGATCTATTCACTGAAAGGATTAGCTATTTTCCGCGCTAAGATTCCACTCGCTATCAGGAAAAAATATGCTGAACCCTGTAATGAAATGGATAAGTTCATCGTAGAAAACCTTTTCTCTACTATCACTAATGCTAATTTTGACCACAATTACTTCATCAAGGCAATCAAAGAAACTATCAAAACACGTGATATTCTGAAGAGCAAAGTTGCTAAAATGGGTCTTAATGCCGGCAAATTTGCCACGCATGATGCTGCTAATTTCACAGTTACTGATGAAGATATCGATGCCAAAGCTACTGCTGTAGGCATTCTCACAACTGAAAATGAAGATGTCCGTTCATTGCGTGAACTCAGTATCATTGGCGTGAAAGGTATGGCTGCTTATGCAGACCACGCTATCCGCTTAGGCAAAGAGATCAAAGAAATCGTCATATTCATCGAAAAGGCACTCATCTCTACTTTAGATGACAGCTTAAGTGTGGATGAACTGATCGCTCTGGTAATGGAAACCGGAAAGTATTCTGTAGATGCCATGGCTGTATTAGATGCTGCCAATACTGAAACTTATGGTCACCCGGAACTCACTAATGTTAATATTGGAGTACGTAAAAATCCTGCTATCCTGATTTCCGGTCATGATCTTAAGGACATGGAAGAATTACTTGAGCAGACTAAAGGTACTGGCGTAGATATCTATACTCACGGCGAAATGCTGCCAGCCAATTATTATCCTGCCTTCAAGAAATACGATAATTTTGTAGGAAATTATGGAAATTCCTGGTGGTTGCAGGGTGAAGAATTTGAAAAGTTCAATGGTGCGATCATCCTGACTACAAACTGCTTAGTAACCCCGAAGAATTCTTATAAAGACCGCATATTTACCACCAATAATGTTGGTTTTGACGGCGTGAAACACATTGCTGCTGCAGAAAAAGGACAGGCAAAAGACTTCTCTGCTGTTATCGCTCTGGCAAAAACCTTACCAGCACCTACGGAAATTGAAACCGGTAGTATAGTTGGCGGATTTGCTCATAATCAGGTATTGGCTCTGGCTGATAAAGTGGTAGCAGCCGTAAAATCTGGTGCTATCAAGAAGTTTGTAGTAATGGCTGGCTGCGATGGACGCCATAAAAGCAGAAACTATTATACAGATTTTGCTGAAGCTTTACCCAAAGATACTGTGATCCTCACTGCCGGCTGCGCCAAGTTCCGCTATAATAAACTGAACCTGGGTGACATCGGTGGCATCCCGCGCGTTCTGGATGCTGGTCAGTGTAATGACAGCTATTCTCTGGCACTAATTGCCCTCAAGCTCAAAGAAGTCTTTGGACTGGACGACATCAATGACCTGCCCATAGTCTATAACATCGCCTGGTATGAACAAAAAGCCGTCACAGTACTGCTTGCCCTCTTATATTTAGGAGTAAAGAATATCCATCTGGGACCAACTTTACCAGCTTTCCTTTCACCTACAGTTGTAGATGTATTAGTTAAAAACTTCAATATCGCCCCTATCACCAATGTGGAAGACGACATCAAATCCATGATAGGATAAATAAGATAACCATGGGCTTCCAAGGTAACAAGCTTTGGAAGCCCATTACTATTTTCAATTAGTATCTGCTTGAGATCAGCAGATACTAAAGATAACAATCACATTCAATTGAAGAAAAACTTTCAGAAATGACTAAACTAATGTTATCAATCAAAGCCATAACTATCAAAATTTTAAACTCAAGCCACAGGGAACCAACAGGGAGGGTGCAGGGGGGGTCAACCTGATACTGTTAGAAAGACATAATTCTTTTATTTATAAAAGTTTAGATGTAATATTGTAAGAAAATTTCCCGGTTTTTTAATTTAAAAGTATTTATGAGATTTAAATAGTTTTATTTCAAAACGAACAATAGATTATTTATCAAAGAATATAGCTTTTCATTTAATAAATTCTGGTTGTG encodes:
- a CDS encoding 4Fe-4S binding protein, with the translated sequence MKREIIYIDENKCNGCGNCIPGCPEGALQIIDGKARLVSDLFCDGLGACIGDCPLGAISVTTREAEAYDEAIVLENIIKAGPNTIKAHLKHLRDHDQKEYFEQALAILLRKGMPIPKINEDTCPSGGCPSTQTQTIDRIPPKVVEKTVAQPELQTWPVQLHLLNASAPYLENADLLIAATCVPFAYPDFHAKFIKGRVPIVLCPKLDKDIDQYIEKLAMIFQTHKINSVTIARMEVPCCGGTEFIIQKALEKAQKFMMVKVNVISIKGEII
- a CDS encoding cupin domain-containing protein — protein: MIINNYHNLPQAANPHGIQSFKLHDSQYAQIMHLLLMPGEELKPHITPVDVTFYVLEGRPNILVGEENIQVETDDLVESPKNIVHCIYNKTEANVRVLVMKLPKPSAATIILDPNKK
- the hcp gene encoding hydroxylamine reductase gives rise to the protein MSMFCFQCQETIGNKGCTINGACGKKQDVANLQDLLIYSLKGLAIFRAKIPLAIRKKYAEPCNEMDKFIVENLFSTITNANFDHNYFIKAIKETIKTRDILKSKVAKMGLNAGKFATHDAANFTVTDEDIDAKATAVGILTTENEDVRSLRELSIIGVKGMAAYADHAIRLGKEIKEIVIFIEKALISTLDDSLSVDELIALVMETGKYSVDAMAVLDAANTETYGHPELTNVNIGVRKNPAILISGHDLKDMEELLEQTKGTGVDIYTHGEMLPANYYPAFKKYDNFVGNYGNSWWLQGEEFEKFNGAIILTTNCLVTPKNSYKDRIFTTNNVGFDGVKHIAAAEKGQAKDFSAVIALAKTLPAPTEIETGSIVGGFAHNQVLALADKVVAAVKSGAIKKFVVMAGCDGRHKSRNYYTDFAEALPKDTVILTAGCAKFRYNKLNLGDIGGIPRVLDAGQCNDSYSLALIALKLKEVFGLDDINDLPIVYNIAWYEQKAVTVLLALLYLGVKNIHLGPTLPAFLSPTVVDVLVKNFNIAPITNVEDDIKSMIG